A single genomic interval of Hoplias malabaricus isolate fHopMal1 chromosome 7, fHopMal1.hap1, whole genome shotgun sequence harbors:
- the LOC136702721 gene encoding zona pellucida sperm-binding protein 4-like — translation MWFSVVVGILYGHVSFAAVYQWGPQSVKQPQKPQLPSAAIPVTNGTKPMVSIDKCRVDNVFRVPCGEPSIDAAHCAAINCFFDGHNCYYGNTVTVQCTVDGQFVLVVARDTTLPRLSLDSVYWVQYCVVQYTVLGDYVVYENKMSSSYEVGLGPLGAITRQPF, via the exons ATGTGGTTTAGTGTAGTGGTTGGTATCCTATATGGTCATGTAAGTTTTGCTGCAGTTTACCAATGGGGTCCACAGTCTGTGAAGCAGCCTCAGAAGCCACAGCTTCCTTCAGCAGCTATTCCTGTTACCAATGGTACTAAACCAATGGTCAGCATTGATAAATGTAGAGTGGATAATGTTTTCAGGGTTCCTTGTGGAGAACCTAGCATAGATGCTGCTCACTGTGCTGCAATAAACTGCTTTTTTGATGGACACAACTGCTACTATGGGAACACTG TGACTGTCCAGTGCACAGTAGATGGCCAGTTTGTACTGGTGGTGGCCAGGGATACAACTCTGCCCAGACTGAGCCTGGATTCGGTCTATTGGGTGCAGTACTGTGTAGTGCAGTACACA GTGCTAGGTGACTATGTGGTCTATGAGAACAAAATGTCCTCTTCCTATGAAGTTGGATTAGGACCACTTGGAGCAATCACGAGACAACCATTTTGA